The Borrelia sp. HM sequence ACTTTGACTTCTACTTCTTTATAGCCAAGTTCTTTTAAAACTTGATATCTTCTAAAGCCTGCTACTAGATTTTTATTTTTATCTATTATTATTGGATAAATTAAGCCATGTTTTTTGATACTCTCTTTAAGAGTTGCAGTATCTCCTATATTTTGTCTTATTCGTCTTTTAATTTTTATTTGTTCTAGATCTATTAACATTTTATTAATCCAATTGAATATTTTCCCCATTTACATCTTTATGTTCTTCATTTTCGATGTTGGGAGAATTTTTTTTAAGTTTTGTGTTATCCTTAAATTCTTCCTCTTCTTTAATTTTTGTATATCTTTTTTTATTTGTTTGCATATCAATAATATTATCATTTACTTCATCTATCTTGGTATTATTATTAGTATTATTATTTGTTCCATCTCTTTTATCTAGATTGATATCATTAGCATTATTGTTTATTA is a genomic window containing:
- a CDS encoding ParB N-terminal domain-containing protein, coding for MLIDLEQIKIKRRIRQNIGDTATLKESIKKHGLIYPIIIDKNKNLVAGFRRYQVLKELGYKEVEVKVIPIENKKTLLEIELDENNVRKSFTKSEAEAGENQLKNYSENSIIRFLKSIILKIKLIFKIKK